From a region of the Bradyrhizobium sp. KBS0727 genome:
- a CDS encoding lysine-2,3-aminomutase-like protein has protein sequence MNRIDPKLAATLRQPAELIERGLAPAGDLADLERVAARYAIAVTPDIADLIDTENPDDPIARQFIPSPQELVSAPGENADPIGDDAHSPVAGIVHRYPDRVLFKLVHVCAVYCRFCFRREMVGPGKATALSEAAYRDALAYIRGHAEIWEVILTGGDPLMLSPRRLAEIMTDLAAIDHVKIIRIHTRVPVAAPARIDRDMVAALRVEGAATWIAVHANHPRELAAEARAACARLTDAGIPLVSQSVLLRGVNDDAAVLEALMRTFVECRIKPYYLHHGDLAPGTAHLRTTIAHGQELMRSLRGRVSGLCQPDYVLDIPGGHGKAPIGPNYLSHANSAGGELSSEKKYRIVDYCGDVHLYPPAL, from the coding sequence ATGAACAGGATCGATCCGAAGCTGGCAGCGACGTTGCGGCAACCCGCCGAGCTGATCGAACGCGGGCTCGCGCCGGCGGGCGATCTGGCCGACCTCGAACGGGTCGCGGCGCGCTACGCGATTGCGGTCACGCCTGACATCGCCGATCTGATCGATACCGAAAATCCGGATGATCCGATCGCGCGGCAATTCATTCCGAGCCCACAGGAACTGGTGAGCGCGCCCGGCGAAAATGCCGACCCGATCGGCGACGACGCCCATTCGCCCGTTGCCGGCATCGTGCACCGCTATCCCGACCGGGTGTTGTTCAAGCTGGTGCACGTCTGCGCGGTCTATTGCCGGTTCTGCTTTCGCCGCGAGATGGTCGGGCCGGGCAAGGCGACTGCGCTGTCGGAGGCTGCCTATCGGGACGCGCTCGCTTATATCCGCGGCCACGCGGAAATCTGGGAGGTGATCCTGACCGGCGGCGATCCCTTGATGCTGTCGCCGCGGCGGCTTGCCGAGATCATGACGGACCTGGCGGCAATCGACCACGTCAAGATCATCCGCATCCACACCCGCGTACCCGTGGCAGCACCTGCGCGGATCGACCGCGACATGGTCGCCGCGCTGCGGGTCGAAGGTGCTGCGACCTGGATCGCCGTTCACGCCAACCATCCGCGGGAGCTTGCCGCCGAGGCCCGCGCCGCCTGCGCGCGCCTGACGGACGCCGGCATTCCGCTGGTGAGCCAGTCGGTGCTGCTGCGCGGCGTCAATGACGATGCCGCTGTCCTGGAGGCCTTGATGCGGACCTTCGTCGAGTGCCGGATCAAGCCCTATTACCTGCACCATGGCGATCTCGCGCCCGGCACGGCCCATCTGCGGACCACGATCGCCCACGGGCAGGAACTGATGCGGAGCTTGCGGGGGCGCGTCTCCGGCCTGTGCCAGCCGGATTACGTGCTCGATATCCCCGGCGGCCATGGCAAGGCGCCGATCGGCCCGAATTATTTGTCGCATGCGAATTCCGCAGGTGGTGAACTATCTTCGGAAAAGAAGTATCGTATCGTCGACTATTGCGGCGACGTTCATCTTTATCCTCCCGCGCTGTGA
- a CDS encoding ABC transporter ATP-binding protein: MTKLKIDQVSRTFPARQGHTPTRALEPTDLSVGDNDFVTILGPSGCGKSTLLRIIAGLDRPTSGRVILDGQEVAGPGADRGMVFQSYTLFPWLTVRENIAFGLRERGVSEAERNGIANGFIERVGLSGFENHWPKQLSGGMQQRTAIARALANDPKILLLDEPFGALDNQTRALMQEMLLGIWERDQKTVLFVTHDIEEAIFLGSRVIVMSARPGRIKAEIPVDLPHPRSYKIKTTPEFVRLKERLVEEIRAEALKVAVHA, from the coding sequence ATGACCAAGCTGAAGATCGATCAAGTCTCCCGCACCTTCCCTGCCCGCCAGGGGCATACGCCGACGCGCGCGCTGGAGCCGACCGACCTCAGCGTCGGCGACAATGACTTCGTCACGATCCTCGGCCCGTCGGGCTGCGGAAAATCCACCCTGCTTCGTATCATCGCCGGGCTCGACCGGCCGACCAGCGGCCGCGTCATTCTCGACGGGCAAGAGGTCGCGGGACCGGGCGCCGATCGCGGCATGGTGTTTCAGTCGTACACCTTGTTCCCGTGGCTGACGGTGCGCGAAAACATCGCATTCGGCCTGCGCGAACGCGGGGTTTCCGAGGCGGAGCGCAACGGGATCGCGAACGGGTTCATTGAACGGGTCGGCTTGTCCGGTTTTGAAAACCACTGGCCGAAACAGCTTTCCGGCGGCATGCAGCAGCGCACGGCCATTGCCCGCGCGCTCGCCAACGACCCCAAGATTCTGTTGCTGGACGAGCCGTTCGGCGCATTGGACAATCAGACCCGTGCGCTGATGCAGGAAATGCTGCTCGGCATCTGGGAGCGCGATCAGAAGACCGTGTTGTTCGTGACCCACGACATCGAAGAGGCCATCTTCCTGGGCAGCCGCGTCATCGTCATGAGCGCGCGGCCCGGCCGCATCAAGGCCGAGATCCCGGTCGACCTTCCGCATCCGCGATCGTACAAGATCAAGACCACGCCTGAATTCGTCAGGCTGAAGGAACGCCTCGTCGAGGAGATCCGTGCCGAGGCCTTGAAGGTGGCGGTCCATGCCTGA
- a CDS encoding Zn-dependent hydrolase: MPDNRSQVDGARVLADLTALRAIGAYKSGVHKPTFSEPHIRSLQWLALRLPEAGLTAEIDGIGNVLGTSDKPGPKLLAGSHLESQNYAGWLDGPLGVVYALEAARVVNSDPNAHGTVEVASWCDEEGHFGSFLGSRSYTGGITDAEIDAARDRSSGKSMRDALREAGLAGRARAACQRGRHIGYLEAHIEQGETLEGSGLKIGVVTSIVGIWQYRITFTGEQNHAGTTRMAVRRDAGLALARFCVDIDDRFPAHCGPRTVWTTGRITLDPGAPSIIPGAAEMLFQIRDDDADVIARLEDLLRSMAADVSARGRCTVAVERIRTGAPALMDASFQNAIEAASVAFAGGKSIRMPSGAGHDAQVLATVMPSAMLFVPSIGGISHHWTENTDDADIVTGAEVFVDACRRLLKG, translated from the coding sequence ATGCCTGACAATCGTTCACAGGTTGACGGTGCCCGCGTGCTCGCGGATCTCACGGCGCTCCGTGCCATCGGCGCCTACAAGTCCGGCGTGCACAAGCCTACCTTCTCCGAGCCGCACATCCGCTCGCTGCAGTGGCTGGCGCTGCGGCTGCCTGAAGCCGGGCTGACGGCTGAGATCGACGGCATCGGCAACGTGCTCGGCACCAGCGACAAACCGGGGCCGAAATTGCTCGCCGGATCGCATCTCGAAAGCCAGAATTATGCGGGCTGGCTCGATGGGCCGCTCGGCGTCGTCTACGCGCTTGAAGCCGCCCGCGTCGTCAATTCCGATCCGAACGCCCACGGCACGGTCGAAGTCGCGTCCTGGTGCGACGAGGAAGGTCATTTCGGCAGCTTCCTCGGCAGCCGGTCCTACACCGGCGGCATCACCGACGCCGAAATCGACGCCGCGCGCGACCGCAGCAGCGGCAAATCCATGCGCGATGCCCTCCGCGAAGCGGGGCTCGCCGGCCGGGCGCGGGCAGCCTGCCAACGCGGGCGCCACATCGGCTATCTGGAGGCGCATATCGAGCAAGGCGAGACGCTTGAAGGCAGCGGTCTCAAGATTGGCGTCGTCACCTCCATCGTCGGCATCTGGCAATACCGGATCACCTTCACCGGCGAACAAAATCACGCCGGCACGACTCGGATGGCTGTTCGCCGGGATGCCGGGCTGGCGCTGGCGAGGTTCTGCGTCGATATCGACGATCGCTTCCCGGCGCACTGCGGACCGCGCACGGTCTGGACCACCGGCCGCATCACCCTCGATCCCGGCGCGCCGAGCATCATCCCGGGAGCCGCCGAAATGCTGTTCCAGATCCGCGACGACGACGCCGACGTCATCGCCCGCCTGGAGGATCTATTGCGGAGCATGGCCGCCGACGTCAGCGCCCGTGGCCGCTGCACGGTCGCGGTGGAGCGTATCCGCACCGGCGCGCCGGCGCTGATGGATGCCTCGTTCCAGAATGCCATCGAGGCGGCGAGCGTGGCCTTTGCCGGCGGCAAATCCATCCGCATGCCGAGCGGCGCCGGTCACGACGCCCAGGTTCTCGCGACCGTCATGCCGTCAGCCATGCTGTTCGTGCCTTCGATCGGCGGCATCAGCCATCACTGGACCGAAAACACTGATGACGCGGACATCGTCACCGGCGCCGAGGTCTTTGTTGACGCGTGCCGGCGCCTGCTGAAAGGTTGA
- a CDS encoding PrsW family glutamic-type intramembrane protease, protein MLLLQALPTSIGAAAIAPALLVLWLVIAADERPGPPARVWLAFVLGAASISLLGIARAPFAAILAVPGNPWMTQALRSVFGVAAPEEIVKVLVIVVVSALARRRTFADPMDTVVYGAAAGLGFAAYENLAYLVQHTDMWRSLAALRSVLTVPFHGALGIIAGAYIAIARAGTALGAHRHHRDWARISSWSLVLFAPVALHAAFDFPLLTLQRNPDLDSTTRLLLGTASVVIGFSAIGFAVRLVRRVGRHHAPRTDIARERLSQLRRMWALLVAGGGAGFAGVAFLLTSIHHWFVNPERNVSLVLIPLGLTSILIGLALLAATTAIYIFGRNRIRTSSEGFSSAPGAG, encoded by the coding sequence ATGCTGCTGCTTCAGGCCCTCCCCACCTCGATCGGCGCCGCCGCCATCGCGCCGGCATTGCTGGTGCTATGGCTCGTCATTGCCGCGGACGAGCGCCCCGGTCCGCCCGCACGGGTATGGCTGGCTTTTGTGCTCGGGGCCGCCAGCATTTCGCTGCTGGGAATCGCACGGGCGCCGTTTGCGGCGATTCTCGCCGTCCCCGGAAATCCTTGGATGACGCAGGCGCTGCGCTCGGTGTTCGGGGTCGCCGCGCCGGAAGAAATAGTGAAAGTGCTCGTGATCGTTGTGGTGTCGGCGCTGGCGCGGCGGCGCACCTTCGCCGATCCGATGGACACCGTGGTCTATGGCGCCGCTGCGGGCCTCGGCTTCGCCGCTTACGAAAACCTCGCTTATCTGGTGCAGCATACCGACATGTGGCGATCGCTGGCCGCCCTGCGCAGCGTGCTGACCGTGCCGTTCCACGGTGCGCTCGGCATCATCGCCGGCGCCTATATCGCGATCGCGCGCGCCGGTACCGCGCTCGGCGCACATCGGCATCATCGCGACTGGGCCCGCATCTCGAGTTGGAGCCTGGTCCTGTTCGCGCCGGTCGCGCTGCACGCGGCGTTCGATTTTCCACTGCTGACGCTGCAGCGGAATCCGGACCTCGATTCCACGACCCGGCTGCTGCTGGGAACCGCAAGCGTCGTGATCGGTTTCAGCGCAATCGGATTTGCGGTGCGGCTGGTGCGCCGCGTCGGCCGGCACCACGCGCCGCGCACCGACATCGCGCGTGAACGGTTGAGCCAGTTGCGGCGAATGTGGGCGCTGCTGGTCGCGGGCGGTGGCGCGGGCTTTGCCGGCGTGGCCTTTCTCCTGACCTCGATCCACCACTGGTTCGTCAATCCGGAGCGCAACGTCTCGTTGGTGCTGATCCCGCTCGGCCTTACCTCCATCCTGATCGGACTGGCGTTGCTGGCCGCCACCACGGCGATCTATATTTTCGGCCGCAACCGGATCCGCACGTCGTCCGAGGGCTTTTCGTCGGCGCCCGGAGCCGGCTGA
- a CDS encoding MFS transporter — protein MAADSGPTRAIRDIPVSIWTLGFVSMLMDISSEMIHALLPVYLVTVFGTSMVTVGAIEGIAEATASITKIFSGALSDWLGRRKWLAAFGYGLAALTKPVFPLAPEVGWLVAARFVDRIGKGIRGAPRDALVADLAPADLRGASFGLRQSLDTVGAFVGPLIAIGLMWWTSDNFKAVFWFAVIPGFLSLALISLAVREPDRPQDRRSVRNPVSLTEIRKLGATYWWVVAVATVFTLARFSEAFLILRARDVGLPITLLPAVLVVMNVIYAIAAYPAGALSDRINRVPLLATGILLLIAADVALALLPSLGGVALGVVLWGLHMGFTQGLLAALVADTAPAELRGTAYGFFNLLGGLAMLAASVIAGGLWDIAGPRGTFLAGAGFAVVALAGLLAGQGRVTGRNAG, from the coding sequence ATGGCAGCCGACAGCGGGCCGACCCGCGCGATCAGGGACATTCCGGTCAGCATCTGGACGCTGGGCTTCGTCTCGATGCTGATGGACATCTCGTCGGAGATGATTCACGCCTTGCTGCCGGTCTATCTGGTGACGGTGTTCGGCACATCGATGGTGACGGTCGGCGCCATCGAAGGCATCGCCGAGGCGACGGCATCGATCACCAAGATTTTTTCCGGCGCGCTTTCGGATTGGCTTGGCCGGCGCAAATGGCTCGCAGCGTTTGGCTACGGCCTCGCCGCGTTGACCAAGCCGGTCTTTCCTCTCGCACCTGAAGTCGGCTGGCTGGTGGCGGCGCGCTTCGTCGATCGCATCGGCAAAGGCATTCGCGGCGCGCCCCGTGACGCGCTGGTCGCCGACCTCGCGCCGGCGGACCTGCGCGGCGCAAGCTTTGGTCTGCGCCAGTCGCTCGATACGGTCGGCGCGTTCGTCGGCCCGCTCATCGCTATCGGGCTGATGTGGTGGACATCAGACAATTTCAAGGCGGTATTCTGGTTCGCCGTCATTCCCGGATTTCTGTCGCTGGCGCTGATCAGTTTGGCCGTGCGCGAGCCGGATCGGCCGCAGGATCGGCGCAGCGTGCGCAATCCGGTCAGCCTGACCGAAATCAGGAAACTCGGCGCTACCTACTGGTGGGTGGTGGCTGTCGCGACCGTCTTCACGCTGGCGCGCTTCAGCGAAGCCTTCCTGATTCTGCGTGCCCGGGATGTCGGACTGCCGATCACGCTGCTGCCGGCCGTGCTGGTGGTCATGAACGTCATCTACGCCATCGCGGCCTATCCGGCCGGCGCCCTTTCGGACCGCATCAACCGCGTCCCCCTGCTCGCGACCGGCATTCTGTTGCTGATTGCCGCCGATGTCGCATTGGCGCTGCTGCCGTCGCTCGGCGGCGTCGCCCTTGGCGTCGTGCTGTGGGGGCTGCATATGGGGTTTACGCAGGGGCTGCTGGCCGCGCTCGTCGCGGATACCGCGCCGGCCGAGTTGCGCGGCACCGCCTATGGGTTCTTCAACCTGCTGGGCGGACTGGCGATGCTCGCAGCGAGCGTCATCGCCGGAGGCCTTTGGGATATCGCCGGCCCCCGAGGCACCTTCCTGGCCGGCGCGGGTTTCGCCGTCGTCGCACTGGCGGGCCTGCTCGCGGGGCAAGGCAGGGTCACCGGCAGGAACGCCGGATAG
- a CDS encoding 3-deoxy-7-phosphoheptulonate synthase, which produces MLSTTDDLRISELKELSTPQEVMREIPRTLTATRIVMAARNAIHAILNGTDDRLLVVVGPCSIHDPAAAVDYAERLAAMREKLAGHLEIVMRVYFEKPRTTVGWKGLINDPDLDGSFNINRGLSLARNVLSAVNNLGLPAGAEFLDMTTPQYIADLVAWAAIGARTTESQIHRELASGLSCPVGFKNGTDGNVRIAAEAVKSASHPHHFMAVTKGGRSAIAATTGNEDCHLILRGGHTPNYDRASVDAAGVELARAGVAPRIMIDTSHANSGKKPENQPLVVADIARQISGGEQRIIGAMIESNLVAGRQDVVPGKTLTYGQSITDGCIDWETTVSALNLLAEAVEARRNASSRKVKVRERSA; this is translated from the coding sequence GTGTTGAGCACGACAGACGATCTTCGAATTAGCGAACTGAAAGAACTGAGCACGCCGCAGGAGGTGATGCGCGAGATTCCGCGTACCCTGACCGCAACGCGAATTGTGATGGCGGCCCGCAATGCCATCCACGCCATCCTGAACGGGACCGACGACCGCCTGCTGGTCGTCGTCGGCCCCTGCTCCATCCATGACCCCGCGGCAGCCGTGGACTACGCCGAGCGCCTCGCCGCCATGCGCGAAAAGCTCGCCGGCCACCTCGAGATCGTGATGCGCGTCTATTTCGAGAAGCCGCGCACGACGGTTGGATGGAAGGGGTTGATCAACGATCCGGACCTCGACGGCAGCTTCAACATCAACCGGGGCCTCAGTCTCGCCCGCAACGTCTTGTCGGCGGTGAACAATCTCGGCCTGCCGGCCGGTGCGGAATTCCTCGACATGACGACGCCGCAATACATCGCCGATCTGGTGGCGTGGGCGGCGATCGGCGCGCGAACGACCGAGAGCCAGATCCATCGCGAGCTCGCTTCGGGACTGTCGTGCCCGGTCGGCTTCAAGAACGGGACCGACGGCAATGTGCGGATCGCCGCCGAAGCGGTGAAGTCGGCGTCGCATCCGCACCATTTCATGGCGGTGACCAAGGGCGGACGCTCGGCGATTGCGGCAACCACCGGCAATGAGGACTGCCACCTCATCCTGCGTGGCGGCCACACCCCGAACTACGACCGCGCCAGCGTCGATGCCGCGGGCGTCGAACTCGCGCGCGCCGGCGTCGCGCCGCGGATCATGATCGACACCAGCCATGCCAACAGCGGCAAGAAGCCCGAGAACCAGCCGCTGGTCGTGGCCGATATCGCCAGGCAGATCAGCGGCGGCGAGCAGCGCATCATCGGCGCCATGATCGAGAGCAACCTGGTGGCCGGCCGCCAGGATGTCGTGCCCGGCAAGACACTGACCTATGGTCAGAGCATCACCGACGGCTGTATCGACTGGGAGACGACGGTGTCGGCGCTGAACCTGCTGGCGGAAGCGGTCGAGGCGCGACGGAATGCGTCGTCGCGCAAAGTCAAAGTCAGGGAGCGTTCGGCCTGA
- a CDS encoding HdeD family acid-resistance protein, whose protein sequence is MTVPQDFGKDIEKLQSQVSATVKSHWKAFLFEGIVLAVLGFAAMIVPPLASLAVTIFLGWMFLISGIAGLIVTFWARQMPGFWWSLISAALAVLAGLVLLARPAQGVLTLTIVVGAYFLAEGVTTIMYALEHRRELSERWSWLLVAGLVDILISFLIITGLPGSAEWAIGLLVGINLVFGGASLIGMALAARKS, encoded by the coding sequence ATGACCGTTCCCCAGGATTTCGGCAAGGACATCGAAAAACTTCAGTCACAGGTCAGCGCCACCGTGAAATCGCATTGGAAAGCCTTCCTGTTCGAAGGCATCGTGCTGGCGGTCCTTGGCTTCGCGGCGATGATCGTACCGCCGCTGGCGAGCCTCGCCGTCACCATCTTCCTCGGCTGGATGTTCCTGATCAGCGGCATCGCCGGATTGATCGTCACGTTCTGGGCGCGGCAGATGCCGGGCTTCTGGTGGTCGCTGATTTCGGCAGCGCTTGCCGTTCTCGCCGGCCTCGTCCTGCTAGCGCGGCCAGCGCAGGGAGTCCTCACGCTTACCATCGTCGTCGGCGCCTATTTCCTGGCTGAAGGCGTCACCACCATCATGTACGCGCTGGAACACCGCCGCGAATTGTCGGAGCGCTGGTCCTGGCTGCTGGTTGCCGGACTGGTGGACATCCTGATCTCGTTCCTGATCATCACCGGCCTTCCCGGCTCGGCGGAATGGGCCATCGGCCTGCTGGTCGGGATCAATCTGGTGTTCGGCGGCGCATCCCTGATCGGCATGGCGCTCGCCGCGCGCAAATCCTGA
- a CDS encoding ABC transporter permease → MRPLDPVTSTQRVAYGLAFFVLFVALWAWATFGGHVSKTFLANPLTMLQEGWELLVKHGFLFDIGMTIWRVVGGFVLAAIIAVPLGVLMGAYKPIEAFLEPFVSFARYLPASAFIPLLILWAGIGELQKLLVIFIGSVFQIVLMIAVTVGNTRRDLVEAAYTLGAGDRGVIRRVLLPSSAPEIAEILRLVLGWAWTYVIVAELIGSSSGIGHMITDSQALLNTGQIIFGIIVIGLIGLASDFLFKAFNAWLFPWKFA, encoded by the coding sequence ATACGCCCTCTCGATCCCGTGACATCCACGCAACGCGTGGCCTATGGCCTGGCGTTCTTCGTCCTGTTCGTCGCCCTGTGGGCGTGGGCCACCTTCGGCGGTCACGTCTCCAAGACGTTTCTCGCCAACCCGCTGACCATGCTGCAGGAAGGCTGGGAACTGCTCGTCAAGCACGGCTTCCTGTTCGACATCGGCATGACGATCTGGCGCGTGGTCGGCGGCTTTGTGCTGGCGGCGATCATCGCGGTGCCGCTCGGCGTCCTGATGGGCGCCTACAAGCCGATCGAGGCATTCCTCGAGCCGTTCGTTTCGTTTGCCCGTTATCTGCCGGCTTCGGCCTTCATCCCGCTGCTGATCCTGTGGGCGGGTATCGGCGAGTTGCAGAAGCTGCTGGTCATTTTCATCGGCTCGGTATTCCAGATCGTCCTGATGATTGCCGTCACCGTTGGAAACACAAGGCGCGACCTCGTCGAAGCAGCCTATACGCTCGGCGCCGGCGACCGCGGCGTCATCCGCCGCGTGCTGCTGCCCTCGTCCGCGCCCGAAATCGCGGAAATCCTGCGGCTCGTGCTGGGCTGGGCGTGGACCTACGTCATTGTCGCCGAGCTGATCGGTTCATCCTCTGGCATCGGACACATGATCACCGACAGCCAGGCCCTGCTCAACACCGGCCAGATCATCTTCGGCATCATCGTGATCGGACTGATCGGCCTCGCATCGGACTTCCTGTTCAAGGCCTTCAACGCCTGGCTGTTTCCCTGGAAATTCGCATGA
- the epmA gene encoding EF-P lysine aminoacylase EpmA — protein MAGTDQPSPWWSASRHADRKPFLMARAAITRALRGWFDEQGFAEVETAILQVSPGNETHLHAPRTELIRSDGSRAQRYLRTSPEFAAKKLLAAGETKIFEFARVFRDRERGDLHLPEFTMLEWYRADASYDAIMADTIVVIAHAAQATGIGRFAFRGKTADPFAEPELLTVAAAFEQFAGIDLLATIADGEGDRAALAEAAGQRVRIADDDTWSDIFSKVLVEHVEPRLGQGRLTVLFEYPAPEAALARAKASDPRVAERFEVYACGVELANGFGELTDAAEQRRRFASAMDEKARRYGERYPLDEEFLDAVAAMPEASGVALGFDRLVMLAGGALRVDQVVWTPPAGET, from the coding sequence ATGGCCGGGACCGACCAGCCCTCGCCGTGGTGGTCGGCGTCGCGGCACGCCGACCGAAAGCCGTTCCTGATGGCGAGGGCTGCGATCACCAGGGCGTTGCGCGGCTGGTTTGACGAGCAGGGTTTTGCCGAGGTCGAGACCGCCATCCTGCAGGTCTCGCCCGGCAACGAGACCCATCTGCATGCCCCCCGCACCGAGTTGATCCGCAGTGACGGTTCGCGCGCCCAGCGCTACTTGCGGACGTCGCCGGAATTCGCCGCGAAGAAACTGCTCGCCGCCGGCGAGACGAAAATATTCGAGTTCGCCCGCGTGTTCCGCGATCGCGAGCGCGGCGATCTGCATCTGCCTGAGTTCACCATGCTCGAATGGTACCGCGCCGATGCGAGCTACGACGCCATCATGGCCGACACCATCGTCGTGATCGCACATGCGGCGCAGGCGACCGGTATCGGACGGTTCGCGTTTCGCGGCAAAACCGCCGATCCGTTCGCTGAACCGGAACTGCTGACGGTCGCGGCCGCGTTCGAGCAATTTGCCGGGATCGACCTGCTGGCCACGATAGCGGACGGCGAGGGTGATCGGGCCGCTCTCGCGGAGGCAGCGGGCCAAAGGGTGCGAATTGCCGACGACGACACCTGGTCGGACATCTTCAGCAAGGTGCTGGTCGAGCATGTCGAGCCCCGTCTCGGGCAGGGACGTTTAACGGTCCTGTTCGAATATCCGGCGCCGGAAGCCGCCCTGGCGCGGGCGAAGGCGTCCGATCCGCGCGTTGCCGAACGCTTCGAGGTCTATGCCTGCGGCGTCGAACTTGCCAACGGGTTCGGCGAATTGACCGATGCGGCCGAGCAGCGCCGCCGCTTTGCGTCGGCCATGGACGAGAAGGCGCGGCGTTACGGTGAGCGTTATCCGCTCGACGAGGAGTTCCTCGACGCGGTCGCCGCGATGCCGGAGGCCAGCGGCGTCGCCCTCGGTTTCGACCGCCTGGTCATGCTGGCCGGCGGGGCGCTGCGGGTCGATCAGGTGGTATGGACGCCGCCCGCTGGAGAGACGTAA
- a CDS encoding DUF2061 domain-containing protein — translation MLFRGAETHTRSVLKAISWRTLGTLDTFAISWFMTGKVEIAGSIAGLEVITKIAWYYLHERVWSAISWGRRRLP, via the coding sequence GTGCTGTTTCGTGGAGCGGAGACACATACGAGATCGGTTCTGAAGGCTATCAGTTGGCGGACGCTCGGAACGCTCGACACGTTTGCCATCAGCTGGTTCATGACCGGCAAGGTCGAGATCGCCGGTTCGATCGCAGGCCTCGAGGTCATCACCAAGATCGCCTGGTATTACCTGCACGAACGGGTCTGGAGCGCGATTTCCTGGGGGCGGCGTCGGTTACCGTGA
- the efp gene encoding elongation factor P — protein sequence MKVIASSIRKGNIIEQDGKLYVVLTAENIHPGKGTPVSQIEMRRIGDGVKISERYKTTDQVEKATVEDHNFNYLYEDADGFHFMNNENYDQVQVSKEIVGSAAPYLQENMTVKLSLHDLNPVSITLPQRATLEVVETEPVTKGQTASSSYKPAILSNGVRTAVPPHIGTGTRIVVMTEDGSYVERAKD from the coding sequence TTGAAAGTCATCGCCAGCTCTATCCGCAAGGGCAACATCATCGAGCAGGACGGCAAGCTATATGTCGTGCTGACCGCCGAAAACATCCATCCCGGCAAGGGAACCCCGGTCAGCCAGATCGAAATGCGCCGGATCGGCGACGGCGTGAAGATTTCGGAACGCTACAAGACCACCGACCAGGTCGAGAAGGCGACCGTCGAGGATCACAACTTCAACTATCTGTATGAAGACGCCGACGGCTTCCACTTCATGAACAACGAGAATTACGATCAGGTCCAGGTCTCCAAGGAGATCGTCGGCTCGGCCGCGCCGTACCTGCAGGAAAACATGACCGTGAAGCTTTCGCTGCACGACCTCAATCCGGTCTCGATCACGCTGCCGCAGCGCGCCACGCTGGAAGTCGTGGAAACCGAGCCGGTCACCAAGGGCCAGACCGCCTCCTCCTCCTACAAGCCTGCTATCCTCTCCAACGGCGTCCGCACTGCGGTGCCGCCGCATATCGGAACTGGAACGCGAATCGTAGTCATGACCGAGGACGGCTCCTACGTCGAGCGCGCCAAGGACTGA